ATTAATCATAATACTTTAATAAAAGACAGAATAttatattcaaataaaaaaaaacagacacaaCCAATTTCAACAGTCGGTGAGACTGCTTAAAGACAGCAGATACTGCTCATTCTTCAGTAAGAAGGAatgctttataaatatttcacgTGGCTGTTGCTTCTTCCATCTGCCAGGAAGCCTACTCTTTGAGCTGCAGGAGAACACATTTCTGTGAATGCTTCTAAGTTCCCATGAAATCACAGGTCAATAGTTCCTTTCAACTTGAATTTTTTGGCCGATCGCTCACTTGCCCTGAGCAGGAACTTGCTGCCGTAGATGTAGGAAATGAATCCATCAAGCTCCAAGCTAAACACGTTGTTAAGTTTGGGAACAACTGAAATGCAGAAGGACACCAACTGAACAAAGTGTGCTAATTTAAGTCCCTGTTATGGAAATATCCTGACATACCAGGGGATGTTATTCACCTGGAGATTTGAGCCTTGACACATTTCAAGGTTTTTACACTTTatcaagggaagaaaaataacccaAGCCTCCACATTTAACTGGAATAACCAAAGTTAGTCCTCGTGCAGGAGCATACAGTTCAGTGTTACACTTTCTAAAGCTGCTCATTTCTAATGAGATGTGTTTTTGGTAAGATATTGGGCTGTTGGGGGGTCACTTCTGCCACTCTATGCACAGAGCCAAAAGCACTGATATAAACCAATGTACTCCGAGGCACAAAATGAAGAGTGtgctcaagattttttttatgattcatgttatgaaaaaaatgaaaaagaatgcCTTGTATACCTTTTAATTTGTCCTCTTTAGTGATAATTTTGAAGATGTGTTTAAATTCCTGTAGAATGATTCCTGTTATCCCAACATAAGACGGGCACTTTGATTTTGTAACTGAAACAACAAAAGTATGTATTAGAAAATTTTAGATGCACTTCATTTGCTCTTCTCCTGTTGTGTCATGATTTTAGACATTTTCAAacataaacatttaaatattctgaaataatgtAGCTACAGTAATCACTGGTAAAATGTGCAGTTAACCTTTGCACCAACATTATGATTTTCAAGAGCAGTTGTAAAGTAATTAGCATTTTTAAGAAGATAAATACGATCTCAACTATGTGATTTTAGAGTTAATGATGctgaaaggaattttaaaataagcacCTGAACTACAGAATCATCTCCtgacaagcaaacaaacaaaatacctGTAACAATGGCTCCATGGAGATCAGCTTTGAGCAGCTTGCTCTGAATCATATGGGGTTGCCTTGAAGAAGAGAACGGGatcagagaagagagaaaaaaaatcaaatgaacTGTCAGATTTACAAAATGTGACCATGACTATTATAATcatgatgattctgtgattctgtgaaatagtACCAATATGCTTATCAGTTAGCCACAGTGTTTCAAGCAGTAAATCAATAAAACTGGAATTATCTAGTGTATAAAACCCAgactaaatttaaaatatttgaacgTACGCATCAGGTTTGAGTCCATGGCACAGGTCTCTGATGTACTGTTTCCAAAGCTCGTGGAGTGGTAGGAAAATTGCATatctgcagttaaaaaaaaagataaatgaaaagTATTATACAAAATTTAGTTGTAAAAAAGTCCATTGGTTGATTGCTGAAGTAGTCTGTATTTCCACAGAGTTAAGTCTGACATTTTTAAGTTAAACAAGCTTAAGTTACCCCGCAATGTGACCCACTCCAAACAGCTGGTTTACTTTATAAAAGAAGCACAAAGCATGCTCTTTTCTACCAACCTAAAACAGTGTTTTAGAGCATCAGGCTAAGACTGAAgagatttctccttttttccctacTCTTTTTATCTCCCTGCTTACTCTGTTAGCAAAGTAGGGGCTTCATTCAGCATGATATATTCAAAGAACCTTACGCAGAATTTTGACTCTCTGATCACAGACAGTCCAGCTTTACAAACTGAAACCAGAAGGGATTGTGTCTGGGTTTGATTTCTTGTCATATTTAGGTACACAAAATGAGCTCAACAGAAATGAATCTTTCACCTATTTAGAAAAGAGAATTCTTTTCTCATGCTGAAATGCCACCAGTAGTGTTTTAGACTGACTTTACACACTGGAGGGTTCCTATCCACATGCACgtgctgctgcttttacacACTTTTGATGTAGTTCCATTTACTACACAAAGAAGACATTTAAAGCCCTACCTTTGCTGCTCAGGTTCAATTTCAAACAGACGCAGCTCTCGCCTCTGCTTGGCAGTAAAACCTTttgtcttcttcctcttttgctTGGTCTTTTTTTTGTGATAATGCTCCAGAACGACAGCTTTCCGAGTCAGCATATCCTGGATAGCTTCATCTTTCATTTTGGGCATGCTGCGCTTCAGGAAGGCATGTACAATTGTCTTGGCTTTTTCTGAGCTCTGGGGCTAAAGACACGTGAAAGCATGCTTTAAAATAGTACGTGTTAATTAAGTTAGAACTTGCTGCTGACCTGCGGTTTCATCAAGTCGGCAAAATCTCCGTGGGAATGGGAGATCTTCCCGCCAGTGCCAGAGGAGGGAGATGTTCCCACGCCGAAGGCCCTGCGGGCAGTGCCGAGCACGGGAACACCCCGGCCCTCGCGTCCAGCCCGCTGTCGGACTCAccttctgcaggaaaagccctTGCTTTGCGTTTCGTTGGAAACAGCGAGTTCCAAGCGGGATATACAGGGGGAACCGGGGACCGAACCCACCCCCGGCCCGCCGGTGCCTGACGGGGTTTAAAGGGCCGCGTAGGAGTGGGAATCGCCAGGTAACGCCGGCACGGCGCTCCGGGGCCCGCTCTGCTCGGTACCTGCAGGCGCAGCTCCCCGGTCTCCTCGGGCGGCAGCCGGCGGTACAGCTGCCCTGCAAGGCACGGCAGCGGGGGTCGGCCGGGGCGGGCGCTCACCGCCATCCCTGGCCCCGCATCGCCCTCCCCGCATCGCTCATCCTCCATCGCCCACCGGCGCCCGCCCTCCATCCCTCACCTTGCACCGCCCGCCCTCCATCCCCTCACCCTCCCTCGCTTTCCCCTCATCCCTTCACTCTCCATCCCTCACCCTCCACCGCTCTCCCCTCGTCCTTCACACTCCATCCCTCACCCTCCATCCCTCGCCCTCCACCGCCCTCCCCTCATCGCTCACCTCCATCCCTCGCCCTCCACCGCCTTCCCTCATCGCTCACCTCCATCCCTCGCCCTCCACCGCCCTCCCCTCATCGCTCACCTCCATCCCTCGCCCTCCACCGCCTTCCCCTCATCGCTCACCTCcatccctccctttccctctcccccgTCCCTGTCTCCCCTGTCCGCTCACCCTCCATGCCGTCGCAGCACAGCCGGCGCAGGCCGATGACGAGTCAGGCGCGCATGCGCACAGCGGCGCTCCCCGACCTGGCCACAAGGCGGCGCTGCCGCCCGCCGTGAGGGCAGCTGCTGTAGTAATTGGCCATTTATTGCTATTTACTGCTCTTGGGCTAATAAATTCTCTGAACTGGGAGGCACTGAACAACAGATATTTCGTTTACTATAAtggggagtttttttttttaaagccctgGCAGTCATACCTTCTGTAACACCGGCCATCTGATTTTCTGTGGTCATCCACGATGTGGGTATGGTCACGGACACGCGTCGAGTGCTGTGGGAGTACTGACGTGTCAGTGTccttcccacaggagcagcagggtcTGCCACTCGTCATGGGCAGCCTGGCCGTGTCCGTCCTCACTTCTCCCTCATCCTGCAGTCGCTCCACCACAGATGCTGGGATACACATTTCCACTTTTCCATCCTGCAGTCTCCTCACCTCCCACTTCTGTTGCCTCATTTGTTCTGGAGATTTCCCCCCTCCCGAGATTTACCAGTGTGGTGCTGGAGCCAGCCACTGCCCAGGCTCAGGGCCATGGCAGGCACAGGTCCTCTCTGCCCCTACTGAAGTTCCTCCATTCCCACTTCTCCTGGTAGGAGAGAAGTTCTTTCCTAATCCCATCCTGTCCTACGCCGCCtctccagccacagccctggggagtgCCTGCCTCTGCTCTCAGGGCTTAACAGTGTGTCAGAGCTGTCCTGCAACTGCACACCTAGCAACATGAGATCCTGGGTTAAAATCAAGTTAAAATCAATCTCCTGTTTCTAGCAATCAAGGCCAAGACATAGGAAAACACCATTTGCTGTGAGATTTACGTGCTCTGACACATCAGGGCCTCTTTCCTTCTGGGACAGGACAAAGTCCTGCTCACTTACAAAACAGAAGTGTCTTGAAACCAGCGTGGCCAATTCATTTTCCTGCCAGCCCAATCCCAACTCCTGCAGTTCTCTGCTCAGGCATGACTTTTCtccaaatacagaaaatgtttatattcTTGTCACATGGAGATGTTTGCTTAGCAGATAATTAAGCACTGCTTGGTAAAGTATGTTTGGGGAGGGAGTTACAGGGACAGGGTATAGGAAACATGATGATTTTCTGGAGTGCTGCTGTAGGGCACAAAGGTACTAAAGTGATCCCTAACAGGG
This Vidua chalybeata isolate OUT-0048 chromosome 11, bVidCha1 merged haplotype, whole genome shotgun sequence DNA region includes the following protein-coding sequences:
- the POP4 gene encoding LOW QUALITY PROTEIN: ribonuclease P protein subunit p29 (The sequence of the model RefSeq protein was modified relative to this genomic sequence to represent the inferred CDS: substituted 1 base at 1 genomic stop codon); this encodes MRAXLVIGLRRLCCDGMEGQLYRRLPPEETGELRLQPQSSEKAKTIVHAFLKRSMPKMKDEAIQDMLTRKAVVLEHYHKKKTKQKRKKTKGFTAKQRRELRLFEIEPEQQRYAIFLPLHELWKQYIRDLCHGLKPDAQPHMIQSKLLKADLHGAIVTVTKSKCPSYVGITGIILQEFKHIFKIITKEDKLKVVPKLNNVFSLELDGFISYIYGSKFLLRASERSAKKFKLKGTIDL